From Pontibacter actiniarum, a single genomic window includes:
- a CDS encoding ABC-three component system protein: MSKLTDHAAPGQALGYYFQLERALSWLSKADAGATVGIETEDDVVLTLISGEKIYEQDKSSTSSYPFHPSRKDFWKTLNIWLTAIKEGAIDIYQSSFYMVTNKVDDKALAKEIGDAQQENEIIECINKIREAGKSPSETTKTMVNSVLSFTDKELAALISKINYADGSKVFGTTLREQLISDLHLDNDEFAEGIINELYGWVYSQVVDAWRERKLGLVERDAFIRQKNNAIKTRTEQLFNDSVIDVSKVGIGDTEAERGSGYVRQLQIINCTDDEIIDAIHDYIRSSIRKTYLSQKGYCTPNQLKEMEKQLAKRWKHISKRLVIENKKNNHCHEDLGQLILLETLNENVKIGSVQTTDYVLSNGTYHYLANSLVVGWHPDYTKLLS; encoded by the coding sequence ATGAGTAAACTGACAGACCATGCTGCACCAGGTCAGGCATTAGGCTATTACTTTCAATTAGAACGAGCCTTATCTTGGTTATCCAAAGCTGATGCAGGTGCAACAGTTGGTATTGAAACCGAGGATGACGTTGTTCTGACTCTTATCTCTGGTGAGAAGATATACGAGCAAGATAAAAGTTCTACATCTTCTTATCCATTCCACCCTTCTCGAAAAGATTTTTGGAAAACTTTAAACATTTGGTTAACAGCAATAAAAGAAGGTGCAATTGATATTTATCAATCATCCTTCTACATGGTTACAAACAAAGTAGACGATAAAGCCTTAGCCAAAGAAATAGGAGATGCGCAGCAGGAAAATGAGATTATTGAATGCATCAACAAAATTAGAGAAGCAGGAAAAAGCCCATCGGAAACTACGAAGACAATGGTCAACAGTGTCCTCTCCTTTACAGATAAAGAACTTGCAGCATTGATATCAAAGATTAATTATGCAGATGGTTCAAAAGTGTTTGGAACTACCTTACGTGAACAGCTTATTTCTGACCTACACCTGGATAATGATGAATTTGCTGAGGGTATCATAAATGAACTATATGGATGGGTGTACAGCCAAGTAGTCGATGCTTGGAGAGAAAGGAAACTTGGGCTTGTAGAAAGAGATGCCTTTATACGACAAAAGAACAATGCAATAAAAACCAGAACCGAACAGCTTTTCAATGATAGTGTGATAGATGTGTCGAAAGTTGGCATAGGCGATACTGAAGCGGAAAGAGGTTCTGGATATGTCAGGCAGCTACAAATTATTAATTGTACTGATGATGAAATTATTGATGCCATTCATGATTACATCAGGAGTTCGATTAGAAAAACCTATTTATCTCAAAAGGGCTATTGCACTCCGAATCAGCTAAAAGAAATGGAAAAGCAACTTGCTAAACGCTGGAAGCATATTTCTAAACGTTTGGTGATAGAGAACAAAAAGAATAATCATTGTCATGAAGATTTGGGGCAACTTATTCTTTTAGAGACTCTAAATGAAAATGTTAAGATAGGTTCTGTTCAGACAACTGATTATGTTTTGTCAAACGGTACTTATCATTACTTAGCAAATAGCTTAGTTGTAGGTTGGCATCCTGATTATACTAAATTGTTAAGTTGA